One Tolypothrix bouteillei VB521301 DNA window includes the following coding sequences:
- a CDS encoding YkvA family protein: MNFSIQSVYSWYRNTLRNPKYRWWIVLGTLLYVVSPFDIAPDFIPVLGELDDVVILTLLVSEVSQILIEGFKVRQTKDGVQAATTAENPTSTTETIDVDAVSVK, encoded by the coding sequence ATGAATTTTTCCATTCAATCAGTTTATAGCTGGTATCGCAATACACTACGCAACCCAAAATACCGTTGGTGGATCGTTTTAGGAACTCTACTTTACGTCGTTAGCCCATTTGATATTGCTCCGGACTTTATTCCGGTTTTGGGGGAACTAGATGATGTAGTCATCTTAACTCTGCTGGTTTCCGAGGTATCCCAAATACTGATCGAAGGCTTTAAAGTCCGTCAAACCAAAGATGGGGTTCAAGCAGCAACTACGGCAGAAAATCCTACTTCTACTACAGAAACAATCGATGTCGATGCTGTTTCTGTTAAATAG
- a CDS encoding sugar phosphate nucleotidyltransferase, whose product MNKRQIIGLLPAGGQAKRISPLPLSKELYPIGFQDFGNQQDCRPKVVSQYLLEKMQLAGIEKAYFILRPGKWDIPAYFGDGTMLSMNLGYLIMGLPYGVPFTLDQAYPFVQDAIIALGFPDILFQPEDAFTRILSRLEMSGADVVLGLFPTHQPHKAGMVDFDNMGRVHLIVEKPRRSQLRYMWGIAVWTPAFTLFLHEYLIPLKAKSNLLSQLPEIPIGDIIQSAIEKGFHVEAEAFTDGTYLDIGTPDDLVKAVHKFSSFTNG is encoded by the coding sequence ATGAACAAGCGCCAAATTATCGGACTGTTGCCTGCTGGCGGACAAGCAAAGCGAATTTCTCCTTTACCACTGAGTAAAGAATTATATCCTATTGGCTTTCAAGACTTCGGGAATCAACAGGATTGCCGACCGAAAGTAGTTTCTCAATATCTGTTGGAAAAAATGCAACTGGCAGGTATTGAGAAAGCATATTTTATACTACGCCCTGGTAAGTGGGATATTCCGGCTTATTTTGGTGATGGCACTATGCTTTCCATGAACTTAGGTTACCTGATAATGGGTTTACCATATGGAGTTCCTTTCACTTTGGATCAAGCATATCCCTTTGTTCAAGATGCCATCATTGCTTTAGGCTTTCCTGATATTTTGTTTCAACCCGAAGATGCTTTTACACGGATACTCTCGCGTTTGGAAATGAGTGGTGCGGATGTCGTCTTAGGATTATTCCCCACACATCAACCTCATAAAGCGGGAATGGTTGATTTTGATAATATGGGTAGAGTACATCTCATTGTCGAAAAACCCAGGCGATCGCAACTGCGTTATATGTGGGGTATTGCAGTTTGGACGCCAGCTTTCACACTATTTTTACACGAGTACCTCATACCTCTTAAAGCAAAAAGTAACCTTTTGTCACAGCTACCAGAAATACCTATTGGCGATATTATTCAATCTGCTATTGAAAAAGGTTTTCACGTGGAAGCAGAAGCTTTTACCGATGGAACTTATTTAGATATAGGAACACCAGACGATTTAGTCAAAGCCGTGCATAAATTTAGTAGTTTTACAAATGGGTAA
- a CDS encoding transposase has product MPKSADISTKKLISLTPNNWVKWVTQLPNIVTKEVLNSEFQWISRESDVLIRAESPEYGEFLILNEIQLRYKSNMPKRMRAYTALAEEKYNLLTYPVLINILKNTEDDTAIANRYESSFAGLQARQDYRVINLWEVDVSIVFEQPLPALLPFVPILKGGSEESTIQQALRQLRDNEELNQLETVLAFFASLVLDSAVVQQIMRWDMAVLRESPWYQQILQEGEARGEARGEARGERRGIISGIELGLEIKFGNEGLQLMPQISQITDLEKLKRIQQAIKTMNSLDQLQQLLLS; this is encoded by the coding sequence ATGCCGAAATCTGCTGATATCAGCACTAAAAAGTTAATCAGTCTGACACCAAATAATTGGGTCAAATGGGTGACTCAACTCCCTAACATCGTTACAAAAGAAGTTCTCAACTCAGAATTTCAATGGATTAGCCGCGAAAGCGATGTGTTAATTCGTGCTGAAAGCCCAGAATATGGAGAATTTCTCATACTGAATGAGATACAACTGCGCTACAAGTCCAATATGCCTAAACGGATGCGGGCTTATACCGCCCTTGCAGAAGAAAAATATAATTTACTGACGTATCCCGTACTGATTAATATTCTTAAAAACACAGAAGACGATACTGCAATTGCCAATCGTTATGAGTCGAGCTTTGCAGGATTACAAGCTCGCCAAGACTATCGTGTTATTAATCTGTGGGAAGTAGATGTAAGTATAGTGTTCGAGCAACCACTACCTGCATTGCTGCCATTTGTGCCAATTCTGAAAGGCGGATCTGAAGAATCAACAATTCAACAAGCTTTGCGACAATTGCGAGACAACGAGGAATTAAATCAGTTAGAAACGGTATTAGCATTTTTTGCTAGCCTCGTACTAGATAGTGCGGTAGTACAACAAATCATGAGGTGGGATATGGCGGTTTTAAGAGAATCACCCTGGTATCAGCAAATACTACAAGAGGGGGAAGCACGTGGGGAAGCACGTGGGGAAGCACGTGGGGAACGTAGAGGAATCATCTCTGGAATTGAACTAGGATTGGAAATCAAATTTGGTAATGAGGGCTTGCAATTGATGCCACAAATCTCTCAAATTACTGATTTGGAAAAGTTAAAGCGCATTCAACAGGCAATTAAAACAATGAACTCCCTAGACCAATTGCAGCAACTTCTTTTGTCATAA
- a CDS encoding glycoside hydrolase family 15 protein has product MKTAAQLQTRLDYYYHQIKTIILARQNPMTGLLPASTAITAHGDYTDAWVRDNVYSILAVWGLALAYRKVDESKGRTYELEHSVVKLMRGLLFAMMRQSAKVEQFKHTQAPLDALHAKYNTATGDIVVGDDEWGHLQLDATSIFLLMLAQMTASGLQIIYTFDEVNFVQNLVYYIGRAYRTPDYGIWERGNKINHGNAELNASSIGMAKAALEAINGLDLFGVHGCQASVIHALPDEIARARITLESLLPRESASKEIDAALLSIISFPAFAVEDAPLRERTHNDIIKKLKGKYGCKRFLRDGHQTVLEDTNRLHYEPFELKQFEKIECEWPLFFTYLFLDGLFRGEQEQAKYYQGLLESLLVERDGLRLLPELYYVPEESIEAEKQAPHSQLRLPNENIPLVWAQSLYFLGQMLSEGLIAVGDIDPLGRYLYIGKNQKPLVQIALIAEDEDLQAKLAVYGIETQTPKQVEPIQIRQAIDLSAMYTQIGRNDKLGLTGRPVRRLRSLTTSKIFRIRGETVVFLPSFSDSQVFYLTLDRHFLVDQIRSELAYIQKYCAELGRPTFTLMLTHTMLETGSEALLSLIQELKDGICNGVRVKLGRLNQLMLTAATQRIDVLQDFEFSQSSVQNATPRCSYLVYNPQKNWQLGHIREFQVECETDLGLLLVALRASENLYEQIELLQTLTRLQGLEFDTGFGGPGRPVTVGDLLDEVYTKAGDAGLWAVVRRAAGLRQMNDIGLSDVVTSILVRGKQIAVGKAYSEDSLITTPLSHSEIVEKINDFCREDIRDRVLTQEILIYLSALIKAEPELFQGLLTLRIGYIILLITSELARELDVTQDEAYEHLMQLSPFEVVARVRQVLYEYSSMSNLLRQQESLHVKQKESDIDWVVLPTLIDEVEDIPLGGWRRFRQAEGTTGRVPKDFFKQVWLVMEHCKGLVIGDKLERRNRLDSEEILSEMTPGEKNFALQIEHLLNKIEAPEYRQVCIETLMELAAIASSNPSLQIEEYIVLDVLIGHAVRLAWLDNHHDRRDRYDEDKASAWRSFYNTSPRECASYIVKAFRFLTEFGQDLAA; this is encoded by the coding sequence ATGAAAACAGCTGCTCAACTGCAAACTCGCCTTGATTATTATTATCATCAAATCAAGACAATTATCCTTGCCCGTCAGAACCCGATGACTGGTTTACTACCAGCGAGTACAGCAATAACTGCCCACGGCGACTATACTGATGCCTGGGTACGCGATAACGTTTACAGCATTCTGGCAGTTTGGGGTTTGGCGCTAGCATACCGAAAGGTTGATGAAAGCAAGGGACGGACGTATGAGTTAGAACACAGTGTTGTTAAATTGATGCGGGGACTGTTGTTTGCTATGATGCGGCAAAGTGCCAAAGTCGAGCAATTTAAACACACTCAAGCCCCCTTAGATGCTTTACACGCTAAATACAACACGGCAACAGGTGATATCGTTGTTGGTGATGATGAATGGGGACACTTGCAACTGGATGCAACGTCAATCTTTTTGTTGATGCTGGCGCAGATGACTGCTTCTGGATTGCAAATTATTTACACTTTTGATGAAGTGAATTTCGTTCAAAATTTGGTGTACTACATTGGACGCGCTTATCGTACTCCAGACTACGGTATTTGGGAGCGAGGTAACAAGATCAATCACGGTAATGCCGAATTAAATGCCAGTTCGATAGGGATGGCAAAAGCCGCCTTGGAAGCTATCAACGGTTTAGATTTATTTGGTGTTCATGGTTGTCAAGCATCAGTCATTCATGCTTTGCCGGATGAAATCGCCCGCGCTAGAATTACTCTAGAATCTTTATTACCTAGAGAATCGGCTTCAAAAGAAATTGATGCGGCATTGCTCAGCATAATTAGTTTCCCAGCCTTTGCAGTGGAAGACGCGCCGTTGCGAGAACGGACTCATAACGACATTATTAAGAAACTGAAAGGAAAATATGGTTGCAAGCGATTCTTGAGGGATGGTCACCAAACAGTTTTAGAAGATACAAATCGCTTGCACTACGAACCTTTTGAACTCAAACAGTTTGAAAAGATTGAGTGCGAATGGCCTTTATTTTTTACCTATCTCTTTTTAGACGGGTTGTTTCGTGGCGAACAAGAGCAAGCTAAATACTATCAAGGGCTTTTGGAGTCTTTATTAGTTGAGCGAGATGGCTTGCGTCTGTTACCAGAATTGTATTACGTACCTGAAGAGTCAATAGAAGCAGAAAAACAAGCACCTCACAGTCAATTGCGTTTACCCAATGAAAATATTCCCCTTGTGTGGGCGCAAAGTTTGTATTTTCTCGGTCAAATGTTAAGTGAAGGATTGATAGCTGTTGGTGATATCGATCCTTTGGGCAGGTATTTGTACATTGGAAAAAACCAGAAACCTTTAGTTCAAATTGCCTTAATTGCAGAAGATGAAGATTTACAAGCAAAACTGGCGGTTTATGGTATCGAAACGCAAACACCCAAGCAAGTAGAACCAATTCAAATCAGGCAAGCAATTGACCTTTCAGCAATGTATACCCAAATTGGGCGAAACGATAAATTAGGTTTAACGGGACGTCCAGTACGACGGCTGAGAAGTTTGACAACATCTAAAATTTTTCGCATTCGCGGTGAAACAGTTGTCTTTTTACCCTCGTTTTCAGACTCACAAGTGTTCTACTTAACTCTGGATCGTCATTTTTTGGTGGATCAGATAAGAAGTGAACTGGCGTATATTCAGAAATACTGTGCTGAGTTAGGCCGTCCCACTTTTACTTTAATGCTGACTCACACCATGTTAGAAACAGGGAGTGAGGCATTACTGTCCTTGATACAAGAACTAAAGGACGGTATTTGTAATGGTGTACGGGTAAAATTAGGGCGGCTCAATCAGTTGATGCTTACTGCAGCCACTCAAAGGATTGATGTTCTCCAAGATTTCGAGTTTTCTCAATCATCAGTACAAAATGCTACACCTCGCTGTTCTTATTTAGTGTACAATCCACAGAAAAATTGGCAGTTGGGACACATTCGAGAGTTTCAGGTGGAGTGCGAAACCGATCTTGGGTTGTTGCTTGTTGCCTTGCGAGCGTCAGAAAATCTTTACGAACAGATAGAGTTGTTACAGACTTTGACTCGTTTGCAAGGTTTAGAGTTTGATACTGGTTTTGGCGGACCGGGGCGTCCGGTCACTGTGGGCGATTTGTTAGATGAAGTGTATACAAAAGCAGGAGATGCAGGGCTTTGGGCAGTTGTCCGTCGCGCCGCTGGATTGCGACAAATGAATGATATCGGTTTGTCGGATGTGGTAACGAGTATTTTAGTCCGTGGCAAGCAAATTGCTGTTGGTAAGGCTTACAGCGAAGATTCACTCATTACGACTCCATTGTCTCATAGTGAAATTGTTGAGAAAATTAATGACTTTTGTCGAGAGGATATTCGCGATCGCGTTCTCACTCAAGAAATTCTCATTTATTTGAGTGCTTTGATTAAAGCAGAACCAGAACTTTTCCAAGGGCTACTCACACTCAGGATCGGGTATATTATATTACTGATTACTAGTGAATTGGCACGGGAGTTAGATGTCACTCAGGATGAAGCTTACGAACATTTGATGCAGCTTTCGCCTTTTGAGGTGGTGGCAAGAGTGCGTCAGGTGTTGTATGAATACTCCAGTATGAGCAATTTGTTACGTCAACAAGAATCATTACACGTCAAACAAAAAGAAAGTGATATTGATTGGGTAGTGCTACCAACTTTAATTGATGAAGTAGAAGATATACCATTAGGTGGTTGGCGGCGTTTTCGTCAAGCCGAAGGAACAACCGGGCGCGTGCCTAAAGACTTTTTTAAGCAGGTTTGGTTGGTGATGGAACATTGTAAGGGATTGGTGATTGGCGATAAATTGGAGCGACGCAATCGTTTAGATAGTGAAGAAATTCTGTCAGAAATGACACCAGGAGAAAAGAACTTTGCTCTCCAAATCGAGCATCTGTTGAATAAAATAGAAGCTCCTGAGTACAGGCAGGTATGTATTGAAACATTGATGGAATTGGCTGCGATCGCATCTAGCAACCCCAGCTTGCAAATTGAAGAATACATCGTGTTGGATGTGTTAATCGGTCACGCAGTCCGGTTGGCGTGGTTGGACAATCATCACGACAGACGCGATCGCTATGATGAGGACAAAGCCAGTGCGTGGCGATCGTTTTACAACACATCTCCTAGAGAATGTGCCAGCTATATTGTGAAGGCGTTCCGCTTCTTGACTGAATTCGGTCAAGATTTGGCAGCTTAA
- the mgtE gene encoding magnesium transporter, producing the protein MLTEDIRNLAIDIADLNQLKLDLNGLQPVDAGDYIAQLPKKKRAIAFRLLNKCQAIDVFEYLPPDVQEDLINSLHDIQVAQIVEAMSPDERAELFDELPAGVVKRLLQTLSPEERQATATILGYSEGTAGRVMTTEYVRLREGLTVGEALSKIRLQDKDKETIYYAYVTDDNRKLVSVVSLRQLIFTFPDVLIREIASSRVVRVTTETSQGEVGRIMKRYDLIAIPVVDREDRLVGIVTIDDVIDILEEEATENIQKLAGVSGGDEDALSPPHVTIRKRLPWLLANIVLYIGAASAISPFQGVISQVPVLAIIMPILANSSGNVAFQVVSVTVRGIGVGEVTPKDTIPLLRKEVLAGVGTAIALGIALGILSLIWSPPQDRWVSVIAGMVMIANVILAATLGTLLPMGLKRINLDPALISGPLMTTTLDALGFFTFLSMISFALHVFRG; encoded by the coding sequence ATGCTCACTGAGGATATTCGCAATTTAGCCATTGACATTGCAGACCTCAACCAACTTAAGTTGGATTTGAATGGTTTGCAACCTGTTGACGCCGGGGACTACATTGCACAATTGCCCAAGAAGAAAAGGGCGATCGCATTTCGCTTGCTGAATAAATGTCAGGCGATCGATGTATTTGAATACTTACCTCCAGACGTGCAGGAGGATTTGATTAATTCCCTACACGATATTCAAGTTGCCCAGATTGTTGAAGCAATGAGTCCCGACGAACGGGCAGAATTATTTGACGAACTGCCAGCCGGAGTTGTGAAACGGCTATTACAAACACTTAGTCCAGAAGAACGTCAAGCCACAGCAACCATTCTCGGCTATTCTGAAGGCACTGCAGGACGCGTCATGACAACAGAATACGTGCGCTTGCGGGAAGGACTGACAGTCGGGGAAGCGCTCAGCAAAATCCGTCTTCAAGACAAAGACAAAGAGACTATCTACTACGCCTATGTGACTGACGATAATCGCAAGCTCGTAAGTGTTGTTTCCTTGCGCCAGTTAATATTTACTTTCCCTGATGTCTTAATACGAGAAATAGCTAGCTCTCGCGTTGTTAGAGTCACAACAGAAACGTCTCAGGGAGAAGTAGGTCGTATTATGAAGCGGTATGACCTGATTGCCATTCCCGTTGTGGATCGAGAAGACAGACTTGTAGGAATCGTTACTATTGATGATGTCATAGACATTTTGGAAGAAGAAGCCACAGAAAACATTCAAAAACTGGCTGGCGTAAGTGGTGGCGATGAAGATGCATTGTCCCCTCCCCACGTAACTATACGCAAGCGATTACCTTGGCTGTTAGCAAATATTGTTTTGTACATTGGTGCAGCCAGCGCTATCTCACCTTTTCAGGGAGTCATTTCACAGGTGCCGGTTTTGGCAATCATCATGCCGATTTTAGCTAATAGCAGTGGCAACGTAGCCTTCCAAGTTGTGTCAGTGACAGTCAGAGGTATTGGCGTAGGAGAGGTCACACCAAAAGATACAATACCGCTTCTACGTAAAGAAGTATTGGCAGGTGTGGGTACAGCCATAGCATTAGGTATAGCCCTTGGCATACTTTCCCTCATTTGGTCGCCTCCTCAAGATCGCTGGGTCTCGGTAATAGCAGGAATGGTAATGATAGCGAATGTCATTTTAGCAGCCACCTTAGGAACGCTATTACCAATGGGTTTAAAGCGGATCAATCTCGATCCAGCCCTCATTAGCGGTCCCCTCATGACAACAACTTTAGATGCTCTTGGGTTTTTCACATTCCTATCGATGATCTCATTTGCTTTACACGTCTTCAGGGGGTAG
- a CDS encoding family 10 glycosylhydrolase has translation MSKRSLSVVKPIFFWQHLLAAALFTTGLLMPWIDNQSAKAQRTEYCQLSPEAAQEKENLRLSALKGKQVAQKRYQQLVQTQARDLQECRNRNWPQIQAIWLRLYPCDARQGSIDQVMDRIVNKGYNQVYLEVFYDGQVLLPTGANPTIWPSVVRTPGTEKTDLLAEAIQKGRERGLKVYAWMFTTNFGYTYAQRPDREGAIARNGKGQTSLYVVDNNSQVFIDPYNLQAKRDYYQMLQEVLRRRPDGVLFDYVRYPRQAGSDSIATKVTDLWLYSDATQQALFQRALNYKGLDLIRRFLSKGYVTAGDIAEVDQLYPQEGEPLWQGRTSATEQKSIIPPDQRQPQLQVELWQLSVAHAMQGILDFVNLAAYPVQQAGIPAGAVFFPDGNQMVGRGYDSRLQPWDKFPSSLEWHPMSYANCSNADCIVSQVQRVLNVASPNTTVIPALAGKWGESVSNRPSLEAQMQALRQTTPQLRGVSHFAYSWQDPEHDNERKFCRN, from the coding sequence ATGTCTAAACGTTCTTTGAGTGTTGTAAAACCAATATTTTTTTGGCAACACCTGTTAGCAGCTGCTCTTTTCACTACCGGGTTGCTGATGCCTTGGATAGACAATCAATCTGCAAAAGCGCAACGAACCGAGTATTGCCAGCTTTCGCCAGAGGCAGCGCAAGAAAAAGAAAACTTGCGTTTGTCAGCACTCAAAGGCAAACAAGTTGCTCAAAAGCGCTACCAGCAATTGGTACAAACACAGGCAAGAGATTTACAGGAATGCCGAAACCGCAATTGGCCACAAATTCAAGCAATCTGGTTGCGTTTATACCCTTGTGATGCTCGCCAAGGAAGCATCGATCAAGTTATGGATCGGATTGTTAACAAGGGTTACAACCAAGTTTATTTGGAAGTTTTTTATGACGGACAAGTCTTGCTACCAACAGGGGCTAACCCAACAATTTGGCCTTCCGTTGTTCGCACACCAGGGACAGAAAAAACAGACCTGCTTGCGGAAGCTATTCAAAAAGGGCGAGAACGAGGTCTGAAGGTTTATGCTTGGATGTTTACAACTAATTTTGGCTATACTTACGCCCAGCGTCCAGATCGGGAAGGAGCAATCGCTCGTAATGGTAAGGGGCAAACGAGCTTATACGTTGTAGATAATAATTCTCAAGTTTTTATTGACCCTTATAACTTACAAGCAAAACGCGACTACTACCAAATGCTGCAAGAGGTGTTGCGACGTCGTCCCGATGGAGTGCTCTTTGACTATGTACGCTACCCAAGACAGGCAGGAAGTGACTCGATCGCAACCAAAGTCACAGATTTATGGTTGTACAGTGATGCGACTCAACAAGCCTTGTTTCAACGCGCACTGAATTACAAAGGGCTAGATTTAATTCGGCGTTTTTTAAGTAAGGGATATGTAACAGCAGGTGATATTGCTGAAGTCGATCAACTCTATCCTCAAGAAGGAGAACCTTTGTGGCAGGGTCGCACTTCCGCAACAGAACAAAAGTCGATTATTCCTCCAGACCAAAGACAACCACAACTGCAGGTGGAGTTATGGCAGCTATCCGTTGCCCATGCCATGCAAGGCATTCTAGATTTTGTCAATCTAGCTGCCTATCCGGTACAACAGGCGGGAATTCCAGCTGGTGCCGTTTTCTTTCCCGACGGGAACCAAATGGTGGGTCGGGGGTATGACTCTCGCTTACAACCTTGGGATAAATTCCCAAGTTCTCTGGAATGGCATCCCATGTCTTATGCAAATTGTTCTAATGCTGATTGTATTGTGTCTCAAGTACAACGAGTTTTAAATGTAGCATCACCAAACACCACAGTTATTCCAGCTCTAGCCGGTAAGTGGGGAGAATCTGTAAGCAACCGTCCATCCTTAGAAGCGCAAATGCAAGCACTTCGTCAAACGACTCCGCAATTAAGAGGAGTTAGCCATTTTGCCTATTCTTGGCAAGACCCAGAGCATGATAACGAGCGCAAGTTCTGCCGAAATTAG
- the psb27 gene encoding photosystem II protein Psb27, whose amino-acid sequence MKRYWSRLLALVLVVVVGLVGCSTNEVGALTGNYSQDTLTVVSTLRTALDVTEDAPNKTAVQTEARKKINDFAARYQRDPSVAGLNSFTTMRTALNSLAGHYSSYPNRPVPKKLKDRLEQEFQQVESALRRGA is encoded by the coding sequence ATGAAGCGCTATTGGTCACGTCTACTTGCCCTAGTTTTGGTAGTCGTTGTTGGTTTAGTGGGCTGTTCTACTAACGAAGTGGGTGCTTTAACAGGGAATTACTCTCAAGACACCTTAACTGTAGTTAGCACCTTAAGAACTGCCTTAGACGTAACAGAAGACGCACCAAACAAAACAGCAGTTCAAACAGAAGCACGTAAAAAGATAAATGATTTTGCCGCCCGCTATCAGCGCGATCCTTCTGTCGCTGGTCTGAATTCCTTTACTACCATGAGAACAGCTCTTAACTCCCTAGCCGGACACTACAGTTCCTACCCCAACCGTCCCGTACCAAAAAAACTTAAAGACCGTTTGGAACAAGAGTTTCAGCAGGTTGAGTCAGCACTCCGGCGTGGCGCATAA
- the cofH gene encoding 7,8-didemethyl-8-hydroxy-5-deazariboflavin synthase subunit CofH, which produces MVTVTVDAILDRTLGGYDLSSEEGLVLLKQTDPTAIAAIRATSDKLRQQQTGDIVTYVINRNINFTNICEQHCSFCAFRRDATEQGSYWLDWAQILEKTTDAVRRGATEICMQGGLNLQAKVNGKSLLYYRQLVETIKEKFPKIHLHAFSPQEVQFIAREDGLEYADVILALHESGVDSMPGTAAEVLDDEVRRILCPEKIDTGTWLEIMTTAHKLGLHTTSTMLSGHIETPEQQIRHLEKLRHLQKTALNREYPAFITEFILLPFVGKEAPKSLRRRVGREQPVLADALLLTAVARIFLGNWIPNHQPSWVKLGLSGATEALKWGCNDIGGTLMEEHITSMAGAQGGTNMEVETLQNAIASINRPYQQRDTLYQFVSC; this is translated from the coding sequence GTGGTTACTGTAACTGTTGATGCTATCCTTGACCGTACCCTTGGGGGGTATGATTTGTCTTCTGAAGAAGGACTGGTTTTGTTAAAACAAACCGATCCGACTGCAATTGCTGCCATTCGCGCTACATCTGACAAATTGCGTCAACAGCAAACAGGAGACATTGTAACTTACGTTATTAACCGCAATATTAACTTTACCAATATTTGCGAGCAGCATTGTAGCTTCTGTGCTTTTCGCCGAGATGCAACAGAACAGGGGTCTTACTGGCTAGATTGGGCACAGATTTTGGAAAAGACAACGGATGCTGTACGGCGAGGTGCAACCGAAATTTGCATGCAGGGAGGATTGAACCTACAAGCAAAGGTAAATGGTAAATCTTTGCTTTACTACCGTCAGCTTGTAGAAACTATCAAGGAAAAATTTCCCAAGATACACCTACACGCTTTCTCTCCTCAAGAAGTGCAATTTATAGCAAGAGAAGATGGGCTAGAGTACGCTGATGTTATTCTAGCTTTGCATGAATCTGGGGTGGACTCTATGCCGGGAACGGCAGCTGAAGTTTTAGATGACGAAGTCAGACGTATTCTTTGTCCGGAGAAAATAGACACGGGGACTTGGCTGGAAATTATGACTACAGCTCACAAACTGGGTTTGCACACCACCAGTACGATGTTATCAGGTCATATTGAGACACCAGAGCAACAAATAAGACATTTGGAAAAATTACGACATCTCCAAAAAACTGCGCTCAATCGGGAATACCCAGCTTTCATTACCGAATTTATACTGTTACCTTTTGTTGGTAAAGAAGCCCCGAAATCCTTACGCCGCCGTGTGGGACGAGAACAACCTGTCTTGGCTGACGCGCTGTTACTCACTGCAGTGGCAAGAATTTTCTTGGGAAATTGGATACCCAACCATCAACCAAGTTGGGTAAAACTGGGCTTAAGTGGTGCAACAGAAGCTTTAAAGTGGGGTTGTAACGATATCGGTGGCACGTTGATGGAGGAACACATTACCTCAATGGCGGGTGCTCAGGGTGGTACGAATATGGAAGTCGAAACTTTACAAAATGCGATCGCATCTATAAATCGTCCGTACCAGCAGAGGGATACGCTTTATCAGTTTGTTAGTTGTTAG